A window of the Gossypium hirsutum isolate 1008001.06 chromosome A05, Gossypium_hirsutum_v2.1, whole genome shotgun sequence genome harbors these coding sequences:
- the LOC107957118 gene encoding immediate early response 3-interacting protein 1, whose amino-acid sequence MGLWTLLEGFLLLANALAILNEDRFLAPRGWSFSDFSAGRTKSFKGQLIGLIYATQYMRVPLILLNAICIFVKLVSG is encoded by the coding sequence ATGGGCTTGTGGACGTTATTAGAAGGATTTTTGCTTCTTGCAAATGCTTTGGCAATATTAAATGAGGATCGTTTTCTTGCTCCCAGAGGATGGAGTTTCTCGGATTTCTCTGCAGGGCGTACAAAGTCATTTAAAGGGCAACTTATTGGTCTCATTTACGCCACTCAATACATGAGAGTTCCTCTCATACTACTTAATGCAATCTGCATTTTTGTTAAGCTAGTTTCTGGTTGA